A window of Macrotis lagotis isolate mMagLag1 chromosome 1, bilby.v1.9.chrom.fasta, whole genome shotgun sequence genomic DNA:
CCATACTACTTCTAGGGTCTCCCCCTCTCCTACATTTGGATAAGCTTTCTCTGAGGAAATTTTTCTGTAGTTCAAATCTCAATGTGCTTTTTTGAAGCTTCTGCCCATTATCCTTCCGTTATCTAGGGCCAAGATGAAAAACTCAACTCTTTCCACATGAGAATCCCTCATAGACTTAAAGATAACTCAGGCCTTCAAGCAGATATCTTTTTGCAGATCATTTTTCCAGCCCTATTCTTTCTCCTGAATTCCAGTCATCCATTCTCAACTGCCTTTAGGAAATTTCCACCTAGATATCTTTCACtcaaaaccaacaaaacaattCACTATCTCCTCCCCCTCAATACATCCTTTTTCATAATGTCCTTGTTACCATTGAGGGTACCACCAttccttccagtcacccagatGGGCAATCTCAGAGTCATTGACAACTCTTTGATCTCCCTCATCTCATATGCATCATTTGCAAGTTTTGTTATTAGTACCTCCATAATGTCTTTCCCATCCATTCCTTCTTCAGCAatgatgctgctgctgatgatgtttgtcctttgttctctaagaaaaccacaacttcagggaggtgatgccatgacatgagccatgacatgaattggatttgactgaggggattatgctaagtcaccaacctcactttctccttcagagccatctgggtccagtggtcaaatatgaataaGAActcctggagatggccctggatgcgaggcaatcagggtgaagtgacttgccccaagtcacacagctaatgagtactaagtgtttgagaccagatttgaactcctgtctttctgactccaaggccagtgctctatccactgtaccacctaggtgccctatTCCCTCTTTAGCACACACATGGCCTTATTCAAATCCTCTTCACCGCTCACCTGGACTCTGTCGGGAGCTTCAAAACTAGTCTTCCTGCCTCTCATCTCAGGTCTTCTGAGTCCACATCTAGTCATTCCATCCTCTCTGCCACTGACTTGTGTTTAAAGAGCTATCAACTTCTGCCCATTGTCTGTCTGTTATCTAGGGCCAAGATGAAAAACTCGGCTCTTTCCACATGAGGACCCCTCATAGACATCAACTCAGGCCTTCAAGTAGATAACTCTTTGCAGATCATTTTCCCAGCTCTGTTCTTTCTCCTGAACTCCAGTCAGGTGGCAATATTATAGCtatgtatgtgaccttgggcaagtcacttaaccctgacttccttgcatccagggccatctccagtcatcttgatccatatctggccactggacgcagatggctctggaggagaaaatgaggctggtgacttagcacagctctcccttactcaaatccaattcaggtcatggcatcacctccctgatgtcattgtcctcttcgaaaatgaagggGAAACAACATCCATCATTAACCTGGGGTCTCTGAATTTGGATGAGAACTTAATTATATTTTCCCTCCACTAATCTaactaaaatttaacatttacttCAGTTATAAATATAGACAACAAACCTTACCTGACTACCCAACTAGTACCTGACCTAGAgtacagaaaagagaagaggacctaTGACAGAACTTTAGGAGAAGATGTGCGTGCTAATGGTGAATCTCCAGGAAAGGAGGCTGACCTTCCCCACCTAGCCTCTTCCTATCTTCCCATGCTTCAGCTGCTTCTGTCTCATATTCTCTGATCCAGCCCCATTGGCCTCCTTATGAGGCACatgacattccatttcccatctccttGGAAGGATGCTCTGCCCCCTTACCTCTGCCTCTTCATTTTCCTGgcctccttcaagactcagctcagacTCTCCCTCCTGCAGGAAGGTTTTTCCCAGTCCTACCCACTGCCAACATCTTTTTTCTGGGCTAACCTTCTTGATAGTCTGTATAGTTAGTTATTTTCATGGTGTCTCCCCCCATAAGTCCTTGAGGACGGGGctgtactttttcctttctttatattctcagcacttagcacaatattTGGCAAATAGGAAGTGCTTAATGAATATGTATTGACTTGACTGACTAGGAGAAGCAAGAAGAAGGAGCAAAACCATGGATGCCCAGAAAGCAAAGTATATGTGGGAAGAGAAGATGGTAGGCATAAGCTGTTAGTCATAAGGAGTGAAAATATTGGACTAAATAATGATAAGACCATTGTAACCTAGAAGAGAGTTTCATTATAGCTGGAAGCCAGAATGATGCCTGAGGTAAAGATGAGACATTAGGAAGTGGAAGGATTAATCTAGACATCCATCTCTATGACCTTGTCTGTGAAGGGGAGAGACATCTTAAATGAATTGTATGGCTGCATGAAGATTTCTTAAGGACCCAAGAGCCCTGGGTATGTTTCTCCTTAACAAGGAAGGAGTCAGGATtttgatgatgaaaatgagaagATGTGATTGACGGGCCAAGCTCCCAGTAGAAATAGGAtatcaaaagaaatagagaagttagcACTGGCCAAGAGGAAGCCCCAGAAATATGGGcagaagaagggaaaatgaggGATAACTGTATGGTGTTTTGAAGTGTGGTCTAGGGGAGAAGACAAAGGCAAGAGACAAAAGTGTTAGTGCAAACTGGCAGCCTCCTTGTGTTTCGGGGCCATAGCCTCAGTCAATAAATTGTTAGTACTATGTGCTAGCAATGTACTAAGTTCTGAGGATACcaataaatgcaaatataaggTCCCTATCCCCCCAGAGGTCACAGTCTTTTGGGGGAGCAACATGTGAATAGTGAGGCACACAGGATGTAGACAGAGCAGATGAAAGGTCATCTCCCAGGGAAGGTATTAGCGGGTAGAGGAGGAGTGTGGGCTaagacaggaggacttgagtgAGTCTCAGAGGGGAGCAAAATGAAGAGGCACATCAGACATGAAAGATAAGGAGGGAACATGAAAGGTCATATTAAGGGACAGCAAATCAACCAGTGTTACAGGATTGTAGAGTGTGTGGACAGTATCCTCTTTCACGGACTTGCTCAAATGCTTGAAGAGAGCAATGGCTGGAGATGGTTCTGATCCTAACAGAAAATGAATCGAGTGAACTAATTATCAGATTCCCCACTCCACTCTGCAACCTTGTTTCTTAACAGTGTAATGGGAAGTCTACTTCCCAGGTGCTCGGTGCCCTACACTTCCTTATATGCCCTTTTTCCAGGAGTAGATGGGATTGAGGTTGAATTCTGGATGACTGTTCTCCAGGAACTTTACTGTTTCCTTGTCTATGATCAGGGCTTCAAGTTTTTAAGCCAGATGTGATCACCAAGTTGGAACGAGCAGAAGTACCATGGACACTGGAGAACAAAGTCCTCAGACCCTCCTACCCAGGTAAGTGAAAGAAAACCAACAGATGGAAATTGCCATGAAGAACAACTTTCCAGctcattcatccatttcagaAGCATCCCCTCCAAACTACCACCCCCCAAACTCAGGCCTGTGAAGAAGGGTGGAAGTTGTTGGATCTTGATGCTAAAATGACACTTTGTCTCCAGCCTCTGTTCTTCAACCATGAACTGAGATCCTTCCTCCATCCTTTATCATGCAGCCATCTTCCTGGCATCTTTCTCCATGTTCTCTAGACCAAGGTCAAGAGCCATCCTTCTTGGGTATCTGGCTAACCCTTCCATTTACTCTCAGATGCCCAGGCTGTTCTGGTCCCTGAGGACATTGTTCCCATGAGAAGCAGCACAGTCCAGTTGCAACAGCACCAACTTTAGCATCAATCATCAAGGGTTGATTAAGTATTTACCATGTTCCAGTACTTTGCTAAAGCAACAAGGATATATAGGAAGTCAAGATGACAGTCTTCCCTTAGTCTATTAGGAGGAACACTGTGCAAGCAACTACATACATATAAGCTACATGCCAGATAAATCGGAGGTCACCCACTGAGAGCAGACATTCATAGCATCTAATGGTATTGGGAAAGATTTCTAGTAAAAGGTAGGATTTtggctgggacttgaaggaagttttCAGGCATGGGTACCAGCCAGGGCACAATTGGGATTTGGAGGGTCACATGTGAGGGGCAGCAAGGAGACCAGTTTCTGGTGCATCAGAGTGGATATAGCAGGGAACCATAATAAGAGCAGAAAGGGAAAAGTCTATCATGGTGGGCTTTCAAAGCTTGAAAGGGATGGCAAGACCAAGTAGCCTGTTACAAGTGACTAGGAGAGAAAGGGTGAGGATCTGTGTTTTAACCCCAAAGCACCTTCATACCTCCATTAATCGCTCTTGATCCTTTGATAGTTTGCATTATCCTTATTAAGAGGAGGCACAATGagagttggagtcaggagaacctgaattcgtGTCCCACTTTTGATTGGAGCTAGTTCCCTTACCCAAGATAAGTCACAGAAgctccttgcctttctttgttttgtacatagtaggcacttcatacatgtttgttgattaaCTGACTGATGAACCTTGGCCtatatttcctcatatgtaagatGAGGGGATCGAGCTCAGTGACCTCCACAGATTGTGCCAATTTTAAATCCTCGATCCTTTGGTCTATCAATGTACTACCTAACATCAGCGACTCTTGTCAAGTATTCCCTTCCCCATCTTTCCGGATTGACCTCTCCTCAGTCTTTGTCCTTTTGGTACTTTGGAAATTTTGAATCTTCAGTATGTGTTTTATCCTTTAGATCTGCAAATATGTTGTGCCAGGCACAGACTTAAATACTGGTAACTTCCAGAATGGAACAGAAAAAGCAACTCAGAAACCCAGGTCTTATAGAATCCACCAAAGGAAATACCTAATGCAGGGCTCCATCCAAGAAGGTGGCTTCTCTACGACCGAAGGCAGGAGGCCTGCCTTCATCTTTATAATCAGAGAATTTCTCTAGTGACTGAATAAAGCCAGTGCACTGTCCCATGTTCATTTTATTTGCAGGGTTTCCTGTTGATGTCCCTTCACAGATTTTGACATCCCCCACATGCCTAAGAGCTTATTGTTCACCATTCCTCACTGGTCTCATTAGCTCTTAATAAGTGTCTATTTAAAAGTGAGGACTTGCTTCTAGAaagggaacacacacacacacacacacacacacacacacacacacacacaaaattatacatattttttttaattttaatttttcttctttcagattGGGAGATGAAGCTTGAGACCAAGGAGGCCATTTCAAAATGGGGCATGTATATGGAAGCTTCATTGCCCGAAAAACTAGAGAGTGATGTTCCCTGGAATTGTACATTGGGACAAGTATGGAGCTATGATGGGAAGTTCAAGAAACAATGCAGTAACCAAGAGAAAGAGTCAAGGGAAGTAACCATCATCCCCAAGAAAATACCCAATGAGATGAGAAGTCAAGCAGGTAATTTCAGAAGGAATTTGGGACAAATGTCATTTCTTGTTGCACAGCAGAATATCGTTACAAAAAAGAGTCTCCATCAATATGATTCAGATGGAAACAACTTTAAACAGTATTCagaactaataaaaaataatagaatttccCCAGGATCGAAAGCTTATAAATATGAACACAGTAAAGCTTCCAATTCCAATTCACACCTTACTCAATATAATAGAATACCTTCTGTAGAGAAAATCTCTGATTTTGATGAATTTGGAAAAACTTTCCAACAAAAGAAGCATCTTATCCAACCTCAGATAAATCATGCTGGACACAAAGTCTATAAATGTGGTGAATGTGGAAAATTCTTCAGACAGAGCATGCACCTTATTCAgcaccagagaattcacactggagagaaaccctataattgtaatgaatgtgggaaagccttcagacAGAAAATTCACCTCATCCGTCACAAAACTCTGCATAGTGAAGAGAAACCGTTTAAATGTAATCATTGTGGGAAATGCTTCAGTGACAGCTCATCACTCAatgtacatcagagaattcatactgcaGAAAAACCTTATCATTGTAATGAGTGTGGTAAAGCCTTCAGCCTCAGTCAGTACCTTATTCAGCACCAGCAAATTCACACTACTGAGAAACGTTATAAATGTAGCGAGTGTGGCAAAGCCTTCAGCCTGAGTCAATACCTCATTCGGCATCAGAAGATACATACTGGGGAGAAACCctatgaatgcaatgaatgtgggCAAACCTTCACACAGCAGGGAagtctcactcaacatcagagaaGCCACGCTGGAGAAAAACCCTATAAATGCAGTGAATGTGGAAAAGCGTTTGGCCGGAGTCTATATCTTACTCGACATCAGCGGATTCACACTGGGGAGAAGCCCCACATATGTGGTGAATGTGGAAAATCCTTTAATGATACTGCAGTCCTTGCtttacatcagagaattcatactggagagaaaccttgcAAATGTAATGTTTGTGGGAAGGCTTTCCGCCACACAAACCAGgtcactcagcatcagagaattcatactggagagaaaccttataaatgtaatgaatgtgggaaagctttcacTCACTGCGCTGGTCTTACTcatcatcagagaattcatactggagaaaaaccctataaatgtgatgaatgtggaaaagcatTCAAACAGAAAGTTTACTTAACCCAGCATCagagaactcatactggagagaaaccctataaatgtgatgaatgtgGGAAGACCTTCAGACAGTGTTCAGCACTAATTTCTCATAAAAgaactcatactggagaaaaaccctatACATGTAGGGAATGTGGAAAGGCCTTTAGTCATAGCTGTAGCCTTACTttgcatcagagaattcatactggagaaaaaccctatAAATGTAACGAATGTGGCAAAGCATTTAGCCAAAATATATTCCTTACAAGACATCAGAGAACTCATACTGGGGAAAAACCCTTTAaatgtagtgaatgtgggaaAGTATTTAGCCAGAGTATGTCTCTTACCCGGCATCAGAAAACACATACTGGGGAGAAACCCTACAAAtgtgatgaatgtgggaaagGCTTCATCCAGAAGATACAGTGTATtcaacatcagaaaattcatactggagagaaaccttaaaaataaagcTCATAAAAAAGGTGGCTCATCAGTGCAGATGTATAATCATTCAATATCATAGAATTCATATCGAGATAGAAATGGTCTAAAAGTAATGAGCATTAGATGGCCTTCAAGTGTAGTTTATTCCTCACcatagatttcaaaaaaaaaaaataacagaatatttaaaactttagtcttatttatcatttattgactaataaaaaaatatttattaagcacccattcTGTTCCACATGCtggaaatacaaatgcaaaaaatgaagccatccctgctctcaagaagcttacattcaatAAGATTCAAGAGAACAATTTGATACatgaaaccaagaaagaaaagtagttttctctttcctgtaATACACGTCTGCCCTAGAGGTTTTTGATATACATATTCCTGAATAGGAAATGCATAGGGCTAAAATTTAATTAAGACCTTTGAGAAATATGGACCTCCAAGGTCACTtgcagatctaaatctatgattctgttacTCATATGAACCGATGCAGACCACACAAGATTCAGGTAATAACATACAACATGATTACCATGAGATATATGGAAGCCACCCTAAAAGGTAGCTGAACTCGGATTAAATACAATAAGCAATCTTGGTTCCAGACAATATATGATGATACATACTTCCCTTTTGTTTGAAAGGTGAGAAACTGCAGACATGGAATGTTGCATGTGTTGTCAAACACAGTCCGGGCTTAACATTCTCTTGGCTGAACTTTTTTTTCGTTGTTTCAAGGGAGGGTTCTGTGAGGGTGGAAGGGTGGGAAAAGACAAGCAGGAAATCAATGGCACTGTCAAAGGGAAACATATAAAGTGGAATAAAATTTCCTCAAACACTGTGCTTTcttgaaaacaaaaagagaaatcaCTGAAATTTTGGTTTCCAAGGTTAGATGACATGTTTGTGTGcgggaataaataaaatatatagataattaataagccttaaatagatatatttttgACTCCACTGCCTATGAAACCTTTATTCACATGCATTTCACTTGGTAGATGTTGGCTGGTACAAATAGTCCCATCTTTATGAATCATCCCCAAatattctcatattttcatcagaGAAGCTAGGATGGGGACAATGTAACCCTTGGATGTGTTATGGAAGAGCATCATAGAGGTAGAAGTGATATGAGTTGAGAAGCTGCCCTGGAGAATCTGACATTCCTGAGGACAACAGTTGTGGTAAGGCAAAGAGGAAACCAAGTGTGTTGATAAAACACCTACTATTGCTAAACTAATTGTTCTACAAATATGGTTTCATTTGAGGTTTACATAACTTTGTGACATAAATACTATTATTTGCCtgctttacagttgaggaaatggaggcagggggattaagtcacttgcccagggtctcagcTACTTAGTGTCTgtagcaagatttgaacccataccCTGTGGTttggatggggaggggaaggggagtatTTCTTGTAGGTATCACCCATCACACTTTCCAGACACCAGTAAAGGCCATGTGATCCAAAACCTCCCAATAAACCCCTTCCTTTCCAGAAGGCTGGGCTGCTATTGGATAAATTTGACCTTTGACATGTCAGAGACTTTTCAGATCTGACATCTCTAGTTATCCTTGCTCTCTCTCTAGGCCTCTGGAGGGCAGGGCCATGGTACACCTCATATCTGAGGTAACCTGACACAGTCATGGGCTAGGGATCaggcctgtgatttcactggcagAAGAGGAAACACTCTCTTTGCCAGTGCAGCACATTGCCTTCCCTACAAATTAAGAGTTGTCCGGCAAACTTGCGCAGGGTCAGAGTTGGCACTGCCTCAAATCTGACATCATCCCTTGACTGCACTAAGGAGCCTCTCTTGATTCACACCAGTAAAATAATCCCAAAATACCAGGACCCAACCCACCAAtgataatatttgttttatacaTAGGTTAGGAgtccaaaataaaaatcatttttgttaatTAGCCTGAGATTTTCAGAATAATACCCTCGACTCACTACTCCCTAATAACAAATTTACATTCCATGAAAATCAAACAAGGGTGACTCCCAACTACATTACCCAGTTTCCCAGTTCTGGCTACCTGGGCATCTGGGAAGGCTACATAATGTCCAACAGAGCAGCAGGGAATACAACAGAGTACTTTTCCAGAGTGACATAGCTTGTAAGATTCTCAAGGCATAGTATTTAGACACACTTAAAATGAGGGTCCAGACCTCCAATAACAGGGTGGCCTTGTCATTTACAATCATAACACATAATTGGATTCCTAACTGCTTTAGAGCTAGTAAAGGTTGTTATGAAcgccagaaaaaaattaaaatgattaagaaaatcTAAGATGAAATTTCacttcttatatattttaaaatttaaatatatatatgtgtgtgtgtgtgtgtgtgtgtgtgtgtgtgtagatccatatagaaaaaaatcataaatagcaaagaaaaaatcctgcCCACCAATACACAT
This region includes:
- the LOC141509759 gene encoding uncharacterized protein LOC141509759, yielding MEAWASRMENRAATKGQLQKCREWRQEEEVSSTFLTAQAQESVTFKDVSVDFTREEWGQLDPAQKSLYRDVMLENYKNLVSLGLQVFKPDVITKLERAEVPWTLENKVLRPSYPDWEMKLETKEAISKWGMYMEASLPEKLESDVPWNCTLGQVWSYDGKFKKQCSNQEKESREVTIIPKKIPNEMRSQAGNFRRNLGQMSFLVAQQNIVTKKSLHQYDSDGNNFKQYSELIKNNRISPGSKAYKYEHSKASNSNSHLTQYNRIPSVEKISDFDEFGKTFQQKKHLIQPQINHAGHKVYKCGECGKFFRQSMHLIQHQRIHTGEKPYNCNECGKAFRQKIHLIRHKTLHSEEKPFKCNHCGKCFSDSSSLNVHQRIHTAEKPYHCNECGKAFSLSQYLIQHQQIHTTEKRYKCSECGKAFSLSQYLIRHQKIHTGEKPYECNECGQTFTQQGSLTQHQRSHAGEKPYKCSECGKAFGRSLYLTRHQRIHTGEKPHICGECGKSFNDTAVLALHQRIHTGEKPCKCNVCGKAFRHTNQVTQHQRIHTGEKPYKCNECGKAFTHCAGLTHHQRIHTGEKPYKCDECGKAFKQKVYLTQHQRTHTGEKPYKCDECGKTFRQCSALISHKRTHTGEKPYTCRECGKAFSHSCSLTLHQRIHTGEKPYKCNECGKAFSQNIFLTRHQRTHTGEKPFKCSECGKVFSQSMSLTRHQKTHTGEKPYKCDECGKGFIQKIQCIQHQKIHTGEKP